The following DNA comes from Enterobacter sp. SA187.
ATTTCTTTCAGATGTTATCCCGCGCTTTTATTACTCCCGTTGCGCTTCTGTCTTTTGCTTCATTGTTGCTGGGCGTCGCCTCGTTGTTTCTCTGGCATGAAAAACTACGTGAATTGCTGCCGTTTTTAAATTCTGTCGTATTTCAGTATGTCGCTAATCTGCTTAATACTGTGGGCGCGGTAATAATGGATAATTTGCCCTTATTATTTGCAGTTACGCTGGCCTTTACGCTTGCGAAAGCAGAGAAAGAATATGCGGCGCTGGGCGCGCTATGTGGTTATATGGCTTTGCTGATGGGTATGCATGTGCTGATTACAGTCAATCCTGCGGTCAACGAGATGTTTACGAAAAGCGCGCTGACGACCACGCTGGGTATTGAAACAGTCAACACGGGCGTGGTAGGCGGTATTATTACCGGTCTGCTCTCCGCAATAATTCATAATCGTGTTCATCAGATAAAATTCCCGGTGGCGCTGGCTTTTTTCGGCGGCGTCAGGTTCGTCCCCCTCGCCAATATTATGTTTTTCGTGGCCTTTGGTCAGTGCTTTCCTTTTTTATGGTTGATGCTTTCCAAAGTGATAAACCATGCGGCAATGGGCATCTCCAGCGCGGGTGTTTTTGCGCCCTTTATCTATGGTCTGGGAGAGCGATTACTCCTGCCCACAGGACTGCATCAAATCTGGAATACGGTCATCAGGGATACGATGGTTTCCGGTATCGCTATTTTTCCTGACGGGCACACGGTGGAAGGCGCAAGAGCGATTTTTGCGGAATACCTGAAAACCAACACCCTACCGGTCAATATGACGCTGGCGGACATCGTTAAATTCCTGCGCGGTGGGCAGATCCCGATAACCATGTTCACCCTGCCGATGATGGCGCTGGCCATGTACCAGACGGCGAGGCCAGAGCAGCGTAACAAGATCAAGCCGTTACTGGTGACCGGCGCTTTTACCTCCATTATCGCCGGTGTGACTGAACCTCTGGAATTCACCTTTCTTTTCGTTTCACCGGTCTGGTATCTGATCTATTCCGTCATTAACGGCTTAAGCTGGATGTTCTGTTATCTCTTCCAGAGTAATTTAGGCGGCACCGAAGCCAATATTATTGGGCTGGTACTCTATGGCTTCCTGCGCCCGGAATCGACATTCTGGATAAACATGTTGATTGGCATCGTCTTTAGTCTTGCAGGTTATACGCTGTTCCGCTTCTGGATCGTGCATTTTGATTTAAAAACGCCGGGCCGGGGCAGCGACTATGAACAGACGATCGATATTCTGGGGATCAATCAGCAACAGGATGACATATCAAACGATCCGCTAAAACTAAAAGCGTTAGCGATAATCCGGGGCTTAGGCGGAAACAAGAATATTATCAGCGTCGATTGTTGCTATAGCCGCCTGAGGGTAAGCATTCATGATATTTCGCTGGTCGATGAACACATTATTCAGGCAACGGGCGCATTAGGTTATGTGCCGGTTGATGACGGAAACGTGCAAATTGTTTACGGCACCACCGTCGATACTATTCGTAACGCAGTCAGGAAATTACTTTAAAGGA
Coding sequences within:
- a CDS encoding PTS transporter subunit EIIC, with the protein product MKKQTIHFFQMLSRAFITPVALLSFASLLLGVASLFLWHEKLRELLPFLNSVVFQYVANLLNTVGAVIMDNLPLLFAVTLAFTLAKAEKEYAALGALCGYMALLMGMHVLITVNPAVNEMFTKSALTTTLGIETVNTGVVGGIITGLLSAIIHNRVHQIKFPVALAFFGGVRFVPLANIMFFVAFGQCFPFLWLMLSKVINHAAMGISSAGVFAPFIYGLGERLLLPTGLHQIWNTVIRDTMVSGIAIFPDGHTVEGARAIFAEYLKTNTLPVNMTLADIVKFLRGGQIPITMFTLPMMALAMYQTARPEQRNKIKPLLVTGAFTSIIAGVTEPLEFTFLFVSPVWYLIYSVINGLSWMFCYLFQSNLGGTEANIIGLVLYGFLRPESTFWINMLIGIVFSLAGYTLFRFWIVHFDLKTPGRGSDYEQTIDILGINQQQDDISNDPLKLKALAIIRGLGGNKNIISVDCCYSRLRVSIHDISLVDEHIIQATGALGYVPVDDGNVQIVYGTTVDTIRNAVRKLL